A stretch of DNA from Aspergillus flavus chromosome 3, complete sequence:
GGCTTTGGCGCCCTCACCAATCTGAACGGAGGTTGGCGCACCAGTCTCCTCATGAAAAGCACAGACGGCAAACATTGTGTCACCATCTCGAAGAATCGTGCCGATCGTCCATTCCAAAGCGTAAACAGATTCTTCACTGAGGTCTGTAGTTACCAGATACTTGCGTTGTCGGCGACGACCATTTTCTGTTTGTTCTGATAGGCCGGTATAGTCACCGCGGATGATAGTCCGGATAGACCTGTTGTGCACGGAACTGTCAATGGCGGACATTTGGATTCCGAGCTTCTGCGCCCGTTTGATGTCGGACAACTCCGCCTCGTCTTCCGATCCAAAGGGAGTATTTACCGCCGAAGCTGTGTCGAAGCTTGTCCGAGGATGAACCTCAGGCTTCTTGGGAATTGGGCCCTGTTTCGCCGAATGAGTATACTCTGATTTCTCAGATTTGTCGTCGGGGCTATCCTCTGAAGCTTCTATTACTGTTAGTAATTACAAGAGGAGAAGTAAAAGCGAAACGAGGGGCACATACGCTCCTTCGAATCCGTCGTTGAGGGGCTCGTTTCATTGTCCCCGATAAGAGTGGCACGGTCTGGTGTTTTCTTTCGCCCACGCTCGGAACtagcctcatcatcactcGAGGTTGAATCATCGACTTCCTCTTCACTGGTTTCGATCAAGTTGTTTTCGCTGTCGTACATGTCTTTCTCCAAACGTTCATCTCCAGGTGGCGGCGAACGGACATCGTCGTCGGACAATTGGCGGCGAGCTGCCGGTCTATCCGGTTGCTGTTTACTAGTACTCTCTGTCTCTGtcggcttcggcttttcTGCTGCCGGCTTGGTCGACTGGGATGCCGGGCTCCGGGAGCTCGGGCTGAGCCAGCGATTCTTTGGGGACAAGCGCGAGTCCAACGAGGTCCCGCGCGCTGAGTTGTTCCGTGATGAGCTTCTGCCTCTGGTAAAACTTGGCAGCCCGACCCGTATATCCAGGCCGGACATCACCGCTGCCATAGCGTTCCTGCCCTGCAGGGCCTTGGTCGGCGGTTTTTCCTGTGCCTGGCTCGCACGCCGTTGAGAGAGGACGCTAGGCGGCATTGTGACCGAATCGTCCCAACGGATACTCTGCCGGGGTTTGGTATTATCGAGTTTGCTATCCTTGGTGACCGAAAGCGGGTCGCTGGATCTGCGGGGAGCGTCCTCGGAATCAGCGGAAGATTTCTTCTGCGGGATTGGCGGCGGAGCCACAGCCGATGTCGTGCGTCGTGGGGTGGAAGTTTTTTTGACAGGAGGAGGTGCAGTGCTAGACGTAGTGGTAACGAGAGGTTCATGCCCGCTGCGTTGAGCGGAAGGGGGAGTCACGCCGACGCCAATGCCGGCGATGGACCCATGCCGTGGAGGCAGGGCCCCAGGCGATGGAGCAATATCTAGCAGGCTCCGCGCTGGGGTAGTCGGGGTTGTTCTGTGGTTCCGTCGCGAGCGGGCACCGTTGCGACCTTCATATTCATGAACCAGCTCACggcgctcttcttccagagCAGTTTCCAGCGACATTGCGGCGGGTTTCCTACTGTAGTAGTGCTGCATCGTGGGTGGCGCCGCCTGCGGCGGTTGATAAGCTGTGGAGAACCGAGTCGTACCAGAAGCAAGAGGCTGACCAAACAGCTGTGGAATGTGGAGATCAACCGCCTAATGACGGTTTTAGCTCGAGTCTGGACGGGGGCGTCCGCACTTCCGCTTTCAGCGGCGGACGCTGTTTGGTCGTTCTAGTATAAACCGTATCGTGTGCAAATGGggggttgaagaagatcaacaaaaCCACACCGTGGGTtgtctgaagaagaagaaaatgtcaAGTCGACCCAAGTCTCACCACCGTCTTTAGTCGgtatttttaaaaacttaACGACTCCTCTTCCACGTGTAGGCAGCCGTGTCAATCACAGGCGATCTTCCACTAGTTTCTCTCCGGTCGCTgccaagaagaggagactTGTTTTGGCTTGAATCACAATGGTCCTTAGGAGGGCTTATTTTGGGTGAGGAGGCAGGTCGCCACTGTGATGGTGGTGATCTGAAGCGACGACGATTGGTGTCCAGGGAGTAAGAGGGGTTATAATCGATTATTATTGGGTGTTGTTAAGCTCGCAACTCTTGTCTGCAAGGGACC
This window harbors:
- a CDS encoding universal stress protein family domain protein, giving the protein MQHYYSRKPAAMSLETALEEERRELVHEYEGRNGARSRRNHRTTPTTPARSLLDIAPSPGALPPRHGSIAGIGVGVTPPSAQRSGHEPLVTTTSSTAPPPVKKTSTPRRTTSAVAPPPIPQKKSSADSEDAPRRSSDPLSVTKDSKLDNTKPRQSIRWDDSVTMPPSVLSQRRASQAQEKPPTKALQGRNAMAAVMSGLDIRVGLPSFTRGRSSSRNNSARGTSLDSRLSPKNRWLSPSSRSPASQSTKPAAEKPKPTETESTSKQQPDRPAARRQLSDDDVRSPPPGDERLEKDMYDSENNLIETSEEEVDDSTSSDDEASSERGRKKTPDRATLIGDNETSPSTTDSKELIEASEDSPDDKSEKSEYTHSAKQGPIPKKPEVHPRTSFDTASAVNTPFGSEDEAELSDIKRAQKLGIQMSAIDSSVHNRSIRTIIRGDYTGLSEQTENGRRRQRKYLVTTDLSEESVYALEWTIGTILRDGDTMFAVCAFHEETGAPTSVQIGEGAKAMQDAAAVVGSQTEETAQQSQNDSSTNLSRALLSRLGSGTDSKPGSVDSRGMSKAESERVHAVEVISQTCVRLLRKTLLQVRVAVEVIHCKSPKHMITEAIDGLEPTLVIVGARGRSALKGVLLGSFSNYLVMHSSVPVMVARKKLKKQSKTKKTNIRLSNNLSTPKKLAMAKVD